From the genome of Thermogutta terrifontis, one region includes:
- a CDS encoding GspE/PulE family protein, with protein sequence MAETAFPRFEDILALCKESDSEFAVRVVDELLKWAGELDASDLHLNPLEDGLEVRVRVDGVLHRAGTLPAFAQRKVITRMKVLADLLTYRSDIPQEGRIRRPVGGPEVRISTFPSLYGERVVARFFPEETRFKLLDDLGFPQRITELLKKLLRETSGAIFMTGPAGSGKTTTMYACLRELVQEEIPRSIITIEDPIEVAIPGVIQSQVEPRVGLDLSAALRYLMRQDPEVVAVGEIRDRATAEAAVEASLTGHLILSTFHAGGAAESVGRLLDMGIEPYLIRSGVLAVLSQRLLRQVCTCSEWTDDPQAALGLPVDRVRVARGCPECRNTGYTNRFSIAEILLLQDERIARAVLECVDVVTLEKLALEQGMVSLWDSAVQAVKEGRTTPVEVRRVLGWSDYWRILE encoded by the coding sequence ATGGCGGAAACGGCGTTTCCCCGCTTCGAAGATATCCTGGCACTGTGTAAGGAATCGGATTCGGAATTCGCGGTCCGAGTCGTGGACGAGCTCTTGAAATGGGCTGGGGAGCTTGACGCGAGCGATCTCCACCTCAATCCCCTGGAGGACGGACTGGAGGTCCGTGTCCGTGTCGACGGGGTTCTCCACCGGGCGGGGACACTGCCGGCCTTCGCGCAGCGGAAGGTCATCACGCGAATGAAAGTTTTGGCTGATCTGCTGACCTACCGGAGCGACATCCCGCAGGAAGGCCGAATACGCCGACCGGTGGGAGGGCCGGAAGTCCGTATCAGCACCTTTCCCTCTCTTTACGGCGAACGCGTTGTAGCCCGATTTTTCCCGGAGGAGACCCGATTCAAACTGCTCGACGACCTCGGATTTCCCCAGCGCATCACGGAGTTGTTGAAAAAGTTGTTGCGGGAAACCTCGGGAGCGATCTTCATGACCGGTCCCGCCGGTAGCGGCAAGACCACCACAATGTATGCCTGTTTACGGGAACTGGTGCAGGAGGAAATCCCGCGGAGCATCATCACGATCGAGGATCCCATTGAAGTGGCCATTCCTGGTGTCATCCAGAGCCAGGTGGAACCGCGTGTGGGGCTGGATCTCAGTGCGGCCCTGCGTTATCTGATGCGTCAGGACCCGGAGGTTGTGGCGGTCGGGGAGATACGTGATCGCGCCACGGCTGAGGCGGCGGTGGAGGCCTCTCTCACGGGGCATCTCATTTTGAGCACTTTTCATGCAGGCGGGGCTGCGGAGTCTGTGGGCCGACTTCTCGACATGGGTATTGAGCCCTACCTCATCCGCAGCGGCGTTCTGGCGGTCCTTTCTCAGCGGCTGCTCCGCCAGGTGTGTACGTGCAGCGAGTGGACGGACGACCCCCAGGCCGCATTGGGGTTGCCGGTCGACCGCGTGCGGGTTGCCCGGGGCTGTCCAGAATGCCGCAATACCGGTTACACGAACCGATTTTCCATCGCCGAGATCTTGCTCCTTCAAGACGAGAGAATAGCTCGGGCGGTACTTGAGTGCGTTGATGTTGTGACGCTGGAGAAATTGGCCCTGGAACAGGGGATGGTTTCGCTCTGGGACTCGGCTGTGCAGGCCGTTAAAGAAGGGCGGACGACGCCTGTGGAAGTGCGGCGTGTCCTTGGTTGGAGTGACTACTGGAGAATTCTGGAGTGA
- a CDS encoding MFS transporter: MNQPDTEEPSNQRTSVWSSRPYRIYAPSWFAMVLANQIEMVTLGIYLYTRTQDPMSLGWLGLARALPVVLLAPGGGHLADRFNRQRLFALTLLVQALCGAVLALAALRNTALTWVYAVIVLEAATGAMGTPARAALLPLLVPASQFSKAVAWNSSIFQLGTMIGPALGGVILGKTNNFALVLLLVAAARAIALIGILLLRPRPQMRESSGRSAQEEIWEGLKFVWRHKPIFGAISLDLFAVLLGGVTYILPIFAEDILKVGATGLGFLRSAEALGAITMAMILAHAPPMRHAGRNMLLAVTGFGLATIIFALSRNFWLSFAMMFLIGALDNISVVVRHTLVQMLTPDHMRGRVSAVNSVFIVLSNDLGGLESGVTAKLFGAVGSAILGGTGAILAVLVALKLWPELARIGRLDEVQALDEFPGPSAVESRVNVATGTSSAPLVSANSQWCAIDAHMKDNPEGPMAAPRP; this comes from the coding sequence ACGCTGGGGATCTACCTCTACACAAGGACGCAGGATCCGATGTCGCTGGGTTGGCTGGGGCTTGCCCGCGCGCTGCCGGTCGTCCTGCTTGCGCCTGGCGGTGGCCATCTTGCGGATCGCTTCAACCGGCAGCGGCTATTTGCGTTGACGCTATTGGTGCAGGCACTATGCGGTGCGGTGCTGGCCTTAGCGGCCCTCCGTAACACTGCTTTAACATGGGTGTACGCGGTCATCGTGCTGGAAGCGGCCACCGGGGCAATGGGGACGCCGGCGCGGGCCGCGCTTCTTCCCCTTCTCGTCCCGGCCTCTCAGTTCAGCAAAGCGGTGGCCTGGAACAGCAGTATTTTCCAGTTGGGAACCATGATCGGGCCCGCCCTGGGAGGGGTCATTCTCGGCAAAACCAACAATTTTGCGCTGGTTCTGCTCCTGGTGGCGGCTGCCCGCGCCATCGCTCTGATAGGAATTCTGCTTTTACGTCCGCGACCTCAAATGCGGGAAAGTAGTGGGCGTTCCGCTCAGGAGGAAATCTGGGAGGGGCTCAAGTTCGTGTGGCGGCATAAGCCAATTTTTGGTGCCATCAGCCTGGATCTGTTCGCTGTCCTTTTGGGTGGTGTGACCTATATTTTGCCAATCTTTGCAGAGGATATCCTAAAAGTCGGGGCCACGGGTTTGGGATTCCTCCGCTCGGCGGAGGCGTTGGGGGCGATTACGATGGCCATGATTCTCGCCCATGCGCCCCCCATGCGTCATGCCGGCCGAAATATGCTACTGGCGGTGACCGGGTTCGGACTGGCGACGATCATTTTTGCGCTCTCGCGCAACTTCTGGCTGTCGTTCGCTATGATGTTTCTGATCGGGGCACTGGACAACATCAGCGTGGTGGTGCGGCACACACTCGTGCAGATGCTTACCCCCGACCACATGCGCGGACGCGTTTCCGCGGTCAACAGTGTGTTCATCGTGCTTTCCAATGATCTTGGAGGTCTGGAATCGGGTGTGACGGCGAAACTCTTCGGGGCGGTCGGATCGGCGATTCTTGGGGGTACCGGCGCCATTCTGGCGGTGCTCGTGGCACTCAAGTTGTGGCCGGAGCTGGCCCGAATTGGTCGCCTGGACGAAGTGCAGGCGTTAGATGAATTTCCGGGTCCTTCGGCAGTAGAGAGCCGCGTCAATGTGGCAACGGGCACGTCTTCCGCCCCCCTGGTTTCCGCGAATTCCCAGTGGTGCGCAATTGATGCGCACATGAAGGACAATCCGGAAGGTCCCATGGCGGCACCGCGGCCATAA
- a CDS encoding FAD-dependent oxidoreductase: MPRSTFSRRLFLGSSTAAVGLSLPLVNQLQAAEVAPIGAISTDVLVCGGGPAGMAAAVMAARQGVKTLLLERYGRLGGMAVHARVGPLMGSSDSPFVREVLKRIGGPRCNPELLDLQYASLVEEAGGEILLHSWVFDVVKEGNSVHGVRFLSKEGIFTVEAKVIIDATGDGDVACAAGAQFEKGRASDGLLQPMSIMFTVAGVDWDNALFCGSEEEATRIKIGDLTWEQVVHNAQKAGMLPANVGVIRTYRGHRPGCVVVNATQVNQVDGTKVADLTKAELEGRRQALQVLEVLRQFAPGYKDASIAAMPAVIGVRETRRFLGEYYLTRDDLLAGRKHPDAVVKSANFVIDIHNPAGPGQAEGFAQRVKPYDIPYRCLVPKTIDNLLLAGRCISGSHDAHASYRVQQIAMAIGAAAGTAAAVAVQCGSTPRQVDVRKVQSILWPQT; the protein is encoded by the coding sequence ATGCCAAGATCCACCTTCAGCCGGCGGCTTTTCCTCGGCTCCAGTACCGCTGCCGTTGGGCTTTCCTTGCCCCTGGTCAATCAATTGCAGGCTGCCGAGGTTGCTCCCATCGGTGCGATCTCTACAGACGTCCTTGTTTGTGGTGGCGGTCCGGCCGGGATGGCGGCGGCGGTGATGGCTGCCCGGCAGGGTGTCAAAACGCTTCTCCTTGAGCGCTATGGCCGTCTTGGTGGCATGGCCGTGCATGCCCGGGTGGGACCTCTCATGGGTTCTTCCGATAGCCCCTTTGTCCGCGAGGTCCTGAAACGCATCGGCGGCCCGCGATGCAACCCGGAACTTTTGGACTTGCAATACGCTTCACTTGTGGAAGAAGCAGGGGGAGAGATTCTGCTCCACTCTTGGGTCTTTGATGTTGTGAAGGAGGGGAACTCTGTCCACGGTGTGCGATTCCTGAGCAAGGAGGGAATCTTCACCGTCGAAGCTAAAGTCATCATCGACGCTACGGGGGATGGTGATGTCGCTTGCGCGGCTGGTGCTCAGTTCGAAAAAGGCCGAGCTAGCGACGGACTTCTGCAACCCATGAGCATCATGTTCACCGTCGCTGGCGTCGATTGGGACAACGCCCTCTTCTGTGGGAGTGAAGAAGAAGCAACCCGAATCAAAATCGGCGATTTGACATGGGAACAGGTCGTCCACAATGCCCAGAAGGCGGGTATGCTGCCGGCCAATGTGGGCGTCATCCGCACGTATCGCGGGCACCGCCCTGGCTGTGTCGTTGTCAATGCCACACAGGTTAATCAGGTGGATGGCACGAAGGTGGCGGATCTGACAAAGGCTGAACTCGAAGGCCGACGCCAGGCCCTCCAGGTTCTTGAAGTCCTTCGCCAGTTTGCCCCAGGTTATAAGGACGCCTCCATTGCTGCAATGCCGGCAGTGATCGGCGTGCGTGAAACGCGCCGATTCCTGGGCGAATACTACCTCACCCGCGATGATCTTCTCGCCGGCCGAAAACACCCGGATGCCGTGGTCAAAAGCGCGAATTTTGTGATCGATATTCACAATCCAGCGGGGCCGGGTCAGGCTGAGGGCTTCGCTCAAAGGGTAAAGCCGTACGACATCCCCTATCGTTGTCTCGTTCCGAAAACCATTGACAATCTCCTTCTCGCAGGACGATGCATCAGCGGCAGCCACGATGCCCACGCCTCGTACCGGGTTCAGCAAATTGCCATGGCCATTGGAGCGGCCGCCGGTACTGCCGCCGCAGTGGCTGTTCAGTGCGGTTCCACCCCGCGACAGGTCGATGTTCGCAAAGTTCAGTCCATTCTCTGGCCGCAAACTTGA
- the rpiB gene encoding ribose 5-phosphate isomerase B, whose protein sequence is MRIAIGSDHRGSTLRHRLIIFLQHLGQEVVDVGVDSNNGVDYPEVGAEVARRVACHEVDRGILISATGVGMAIVANKFPGVRAAPCFDELTAEIGRRHNDLNVLCLPADFLTESLADRLVEIWLRTEFEGGRHARRLNKVARLEMARRHC, encoded by the coding sequence ATGCGTATCGCGATCGGCAGTGACCATCGCGGCTCTACATTACGGCACCGATTGATTATCTTTCTGCAGCATCTTGGGCAGGAAGTGGTGGATGTCGGTGTCGACTCGAACAACGGCGTGGACTACCCCGAGGTTGGGGCGGAAGTGGCCCGCCGGGTAGCGTGCCACGAAGTGGATCGGGGCATCCTCATCTCTGCTACTGGTGTTGGGATGGCGATCGTGGCGAACAAGTTTCCCGGTGTCCGGGCAGCGCCATGCTTTGACGAATTGACCGCAGAGATAGGGCGAAGACATAACGACCTCAACGTCCTCTGCCTTCCCGCCGACTTCTTGACGGAATCGCTGGCCGACCGCCTTGTGGAAATTTGGCTCCGCACGGAATTCGAAGGAGGTCGGCATGCCCGGCGACTGAATAAGGTGGCGCGACTGGAGATGGCACGGCGCCATTGCTAA
- a CDS encoding Nramp family divalent metal transporter translates to MADRDADDSRAAPVIAGPVASSPEQTDEGMRPPPRHFLEMLLRMGPGMIIAAAVVGSGELILTPRTGAEAGFTLLWLIILGCVSKVFVQVELGRYAIQSGQTTLLAINRLPGPRLRVHWMLWYWVVMFVVSLAQLGGIAHGVGQALALAFPINGSFTRLLAAQEQWDTEAARVREEILTELRQTGQLPARSEIETKVRQRLGRPRPNYGVGAFWLTDDLLWAVVICLGSIPLLTYGRYRLIQWVCTILVAVFTLVTIFCVVALQFQPSWAITWRDLASGLSFQLPPGANRWAALGTALATFGIIGMGTNELITYPYWCLEKGYARYTGRYDGSSAWVSRALGWMRVMRADAFLSMVIYTFATAAFYILGAAILHRANLIPSGAQMIAHLSEMYVPVFGNWTKLFFLTGAFAVLYSTFFSAMAGHSRVAADAVAIVVTGKSGEHGPPQRWVTAFAIGFPLFALITCLCYREPVGLIVASGFMQAIMLPMLAGTALHYRYWECSPALRPGILWDICLWISAAALLIAGLAGAWMGLRQLLAG, encoded by the coding sequence ATGGCCGATCGCGATGCAGACGACTCTCGCGCAGCTCCGGTGATTGCGGGGCCGGTCGCGTCTTCCCCCGAGCAAACTGACGAAGGTATGCGACCGCCGCCCCGGCATTTCCTGGAGATGCTTCTCCGCATGGGGCCGGGAATGATCATCGCGGCGGCTGTCGTGGGTTCTGGAGAACTGATTTTGACCCCCCGCACGGGTGCGGAGGCGGGGTTCACTCTGCTCTGGCTGATCATTCTGGGCTGCGTGAGCAAAGTTTTTGTGCAGGTCGAGCTGGGGCGCTATGCCATCCAGTCCGGTCAGACCACCCTGCTGGCGATCAACCGACTTCCCGGTCCTCGCCTTCGCGTGCACTGGATGCTGTGGTACTGGGTCGTCATGTTTGTGGTGAGCCTTGCTCAGCTCGGCGGAATCGCTCACGGGGTGGGCCAGGCGCTCGCGCTGGCGTTCCCCATTAACGGCAGCTTCACGCGATTGCTCGCCGCCCAGGAGCAATGGGATACTGAAGCCGCCCGGGTGCGGGAGGAGATCCTGACCGAACTTCGCCAAACCGGTCAACTTCCCGCACGTTCTGAAATCGAGACGAAAGTACGGCAACGGCTGGGACGACCGCGGCCCAATTATGGCGTGGGGGCCTTCTGGCTCACGGACGATCTTCTCTGGGCGGTGGTCATCTGTCTAGGGTCGATTCCGCTGTTGACATACGGGCGTTATCGCCTGATCCAGTGGGTCTGCACCATCCTGGTGGCGGTTTTCACCCTCGTGACCATCTTTTGCGTGGTGGCTCTGCAATTCCAGCCGAGCTGGGCGATCACATGGCGCGACCTTGCCAGCGGGCTGAGCTTCCAGTTACCGCCGGGCGCTAACCGTTGGGCAGCCCTGGGCACCGCTCTGGCAACTTTTGGAATCATTGGAATGGGCACCAACGAACTCATCACCTACCCCTACTGGTGCCTGGAGAAAGGCTATGCCCGCTATACCGGACGCTACGATGGTTCTTCCGCGTGGGTATCTCGAGCTCTGGGATGGATGCGTGTCATGCGAGCGGATGCCTTCCTGTCCATGGTCATTTACACTTTCGCTACCGCTGCTTTCTACATTCTCGGCGCCGCCATTCTCCATCGAGCAAACTTGATTCCCAGCGGGGCTCAGATGATTGCCCATCTCAGCGAGATGTACGTGCCTGTCTTCGGAAACTGGACGAAACTTTTCTTCCTGACGGGCGCGTTTGCAGTTCTGTATTCCACCTTTTTCTCGGCGATGGCCGGGCACTCCCGCGTGGCGGCGGACGCGGTGGCCATTGTTGTCACAGGAAAATCTGGCGAGCATGGTCCACCTCAACGATGGGTGACGGCTTTCGCCATCGGATTCCCCCTGTTTGCCCTCATCACGTGTCTTTGTTATCGGGAACCCGTGGGGCTGATCGTGGCCAGCGGTTTCATGCAGGCCATCATGCTGCCCATGCTGGCGGGTACAGCTCTCCATTACCGCTATTGGGAATGCTCGCCGGCCCTGCGGCCGGGAATTCTGTGGGACATCTGCCTGTGGATTTCCGCCGCAGCGCTTCTCATTGCCGGACTCGCCGGCGCCTGGATGGGGCTCCGACAACTCCTGGCAGGATAG
- a CDS encoding DUF1559 domain-containing protein yields MMKRKAFTLVELLVVIAIIGILIALLLPAVQAAREAARRSQCVNNLRQLGLGFQNYHDVWGQFPLPGMIANELGWTASILAFIEQKPIYDQMDWTAGSYTMPGKIKHAANRIPVYICPSGIQDRTEYASEIWPNPGGQKVYTVHYYGILGPYGTNPTTNQTYKCRNTTQAFGGECDQGIMWQYSSRMADITDGTSNTLLLGEISWSQMTKYRAWTRGKFQDSRGTLYLLSKYLRFPINSKNESIWNGIAFGSFHPGGCQFVNADGSARFVSETIDFGIYLALGSKDGGESLQSQ; encoded by the coding sequence GGAATTATTGGTCGTCATCGCCATTATTGGCATTCTGATTGCGCTCTTGTTGCCTGCGGTGCAGGCGGCTCGCGAAGCCGCCCGGCGGTCTCAGTGTGTCAACAATCTCCGCCAATTGGGCCTTGGCTTTCAGAACTACCACGACGTATGGGGTCAGTTTCCCTTGCCCGGAATGATCGCCAACGAATTGGGGTGGACGGCGTCCATCCTGGCCTTCATCGAGCAAAAGCCGATTTACGACCAGATGGACTGGACGGCGGGCAGTTATACAATGCCGGGCAAGATCAAGCACGCCGCCAACCGCATCCCAGTCTATATCTGCCCGTCGGGAATTCAGGACCGAACGGAATATGCTTCGGAAATCTGGCCGAACCCCGGTGGCCAGAAGGTTTACACAGTTCATTACTACGGGATCCTCGGACCGTATGGTACTAACCCCACGACCAACCAGACCTACAAATGCCGTAACACAACCCAGGCTTTTGGTGGCGAATGTGATCAGGGAATCATGTGGCAGTATTCGAGCCGTATGGCGGATATCACCGACGGGACTTCAAACACTTTGTTGCTTGGGGAGATTTCCTGGTCGCAGATGACCAAGTACCGTGCCTGGACGCGGGGCAAATTTCAGGATAGTCGTGGCACCCTCTACCTTCTGTCCAAATATCTTCGCTTCCCGATCAACTCGAAAAACGAATCGATCTGGAATGGAATCGCTTTCGGTAGTTTCCATCCCGGAGGATGCCAATTCGTCAATGCCGATGGGTCGGCACGCTTCGTTTCCGAGACAATCGATTTCGGCATTTACCTTGCCCTGGGCAGCAAGGATGGTGGAGAGTCACTCCAGTCGCAATGA